From the genome of Rhodobacteraceae bacterium Araon29, one region includes:
- the rpsA gene encoding 30S ribosomal protein S1: MAQNTSMEEFEALLNESFEMDTPQEGSVVKGKVIAIEAGFAIIDVGYKMEGRVELKEFANPGEAPEVAAGDEVEVFLRQVENSKGEAVISREMARREEAWDRLEKAYADDARVEGAIFGRVKGGFTVDLGGAVAFLPGSQVDVRPVRDAGPLMGLKQPFQILKMDRRRGNIVVSRRAILEESRAEQRAEVIGNLAEGMAVEGVVKNITEYGAFVDLGGVDGLLHVTDMAWRRVNHPSEILTIGESINVQVIKINKDTHRISLGMKQLQEDPWDLVAAKYPLESVHNGVVTNITDYGAFVELEAGVEGLVHVSEMSWTKKNVHPGKIVSTSQEVEVMVLEIDGSKRRVSLGLKQTQRNPWEVFAETHPEGMQVEGEVKNITEFGLFVGLEGEIDGMVHLSDISWDERGEDAIQNFRKGDTVKAVVSEVDVEKERISLSIKAMGGDKFAEATGGVKRGSIVTVAVTAIEDGGIEVEYEGAKAFIRRSDLSRDRAEQRPERFSVGDKVDVRVTNIDSKTRKLGLSIKAREIAEEKEAVEQYGSSDSGASLGDILGAALKGDE; this comes from the coding sequence ATGGCTCAAAATACATCTATGGAGGAATTCGAAGCCCTCCTTAACGAAAGCTTCGAAATGGATACACCCCAAGAAGGGTCTGTCGTAAAAGGTAAAGTCATTGCAATCGAAGCAGGTTTTGCCATCATCGATGTCGGCTACAAAATGGAAGGCCGCGTCGAGTTAAAAGAATTTGCCAACCCTGGCGAGGCCCCCGAAGTCGCTGCAGGCGATGAGGTTGAGGTCTTCTTGCGTCAGGTTGAAAACTCAAAAGGCGAAGCGGTTATCAGCCGTGAAATGGCCCGCCGCGAAGAAGCTTGGGATCGCCTTGAAAAAGCTTATGCAGATGATGCCCGTGTTGAAGGCGCTATCTTTGGCCGTGTCAAAGGCGGCTTTACCGTTGATCTTGGCGGGGCTGTTGCCTTTTTGCCCGGATCACAAGTTGACGTGCGGCCGGTCCGCGACGCAGGGCCTTTGATGGGTCTCAAGCAGCCATTCCAGATTTTGAAAATGGACCGACGCCGTGGCAACATCGTTGTTTCACGCCGCGCCATATTGGAAGAAAGCCGCGCCGAACAGCGCGCAGAAGTGATTGGCAACCTCGCCGAAGGCATGGCTGTCGAGGGCGTTGTAAAGAATATCACTGAATATGGCGCCTTTGTTGATCTGGGCGGTGTTGATGGATTGTTGCATGTGACCGACATGGCTTGGCGCCGTGTTAATCACCCGTCAGAAATTTTGACCATTGGTGAATCGATCAATGTTCAAGTGATCAAAATCAATAAAGACACTCATCGTATCAGTCTTGGTATGAAGCAACTGCAGGAAGATCCATGGGATCTCGTTGCGGCTAAATATCCTCTGGAGTCTGTACACAACGGCGTTGTGACAAATATCACCGACTATGGTGCTTTTGTTGAGCTAGAGGCTGGCGTAGAAGGTCTGGTACACGTCTCTGAAATGTCTTGGACTAAAAAGAACGTCCACCCCGGAAAAATCGTTTCTACCAGCCAAGAAGTAGAAGTGATGGTGCTTGAAATTGATGGATCTAAACGGCGTGTTTCACTGGGACTAAAACAAACCCAACGCAATCCTTGGGAAGTGTTCGCAGAAACACATCCTGAAGGCATGCAGGTTGAAGGTGAGGTTAAAAACATCACCGAGTTTGGTCTTTTTGTCGGTCTTGAAGGCGAAATCGACGGTATGGTTCACCTTAGCGATATCTCGTGGGACGAACGCGGCGAAGATGCAATTCAAAACTTCCGCAAAGGCGACACAGTCAAAGCTGTTGTTTCTGAGGTTGATGTAGAAAAAGAACGCATCAGTCTTTCGATTAAAGCCATGGGCGGCGACAAATTCGCCGAAGCAACGGGCGGCGTCAAACGCGGCTCTATTGTCACGGTTGCTGTTACTGCAATTGAAGATGGTGGTATTGAAGTGGAATATGAAGGCGCCAAAGCCTTTATCCGACGCTCTGACCTTAGCCGTGATCGGGCTGAACAGCGACCCGAGCGGTTTTCTGTAGGTGATAAAGTCGACGTGCGTGTTACAAACATCGATAGCAAAACCCGCAAGTTGGGCTTGTCGATCAAAGCCCGCGAGATTGCGGAAGAAAAAGAAGCAGTCGAGCAATATGGGTCTTCGGATTCGGGTGCTTCACTGGGAGACATCCTGGGAGCGGCACTAAAAGGCGACGAATAA
- the ihfB gene encoding integration host factor subunit beta: MIRSELIQIIADQNPHLFQRDVERIVNTVFDEITNAMANGDRVELRGFGAFSVKKRDARVGRNPRTGESVSISEKHVPFFKTGKLLRDRLNGKS, translated from the coding sequence ATGATCCGCTCGGAGCTCATTCAGATAATCGCTGATCAAAATCCGCATCTTTTTCAGCGTGATGTAGAACGCATTGTAAATACAGTGTTTGATGAAATCACAAATGCTATGGCGAATGGAGATCGTGTAGAACTACGCGGCTTCGGGGCATTCTCTGTCAAAAAGCGCGATGCAAGAGTTGGGCGAAACCCGCGAACTGGCGAAAGTGTGTCCATCAGCGAAAAACACGTTCCATTTTTCAAAACTGGGAAGCTTTTGCGAGATCGGCTGAACGGAAAGTCCTAA
- a CDS encoding DUF1049 domain-containing protein: MRYLRYAFLISLALVMVVVAVANRTITQLSLLPEDLSQWLGVNWSIDLPVFVIFLGGTIFGVLVGFVWEWLREYKHRVEVAQKSREVHKLKSELRDLKGEKYKDQDEVLAMLEEVR; this comes from the coding sequence ATGCGATATCTTCGATATGCGTTTTTAATCAGCCTTGCGTTGGTCATGGTCGTTGTGGCCGTGGCAAATCGAACGATAACGCAACTTAGCCTTTTGCCCGAGGATTTGTCTCAATGGCTTGGGGTCAACTGGTCTATTGATCTGCCAGTTTTTGTCATTTTCTTGGGTGGTACAATCTTTGGTGTGTTGGTTGGCTTTGTTTGGGAGTGGCTGCGCGAATATAAGCATCGTGTAGAGGTAGCACAAAAAAGCCGTGAAGTGCATAAACTAAAAAGCGAATTGCGCGATCTGAAGGGTGAAAAATACAAAGACCAAGATGAAGTTTTGGCGATGCTTGAGGAAGTGAGATAA
- a CDS encoding phosphoribosylanthranilate isomerase, translating into MSNPVRVKICGVTNRQLMQEVGNAGAQYAGLVFFEKSPRSLTLNQARSIALEAPTGLAKVALVVNPSDSFLERLTAEVPLDMIQLHGSEPPQRVTEIKQKTGLPVMKAIGVAAQNDLKKLDIYATVADQLMVDAKPPKDALLPGGNGFAFDWSLLQGRHWTGPWMLAGGLDPENVAQAIAITGAQQIDVSSGVEIRPGEKDAQKIKDFVRAAQTHSVAAI; encoded by the coding sequence ATGTCAAATCCCGTAAGGGTTAAGATTTGCGGTGTAACCAACCGACAGTTAATGCAGGAAGTAGGCAACGCTGGTGCCCAATATGCCGGATTGGTATTTTTTGAGAAATCGCCGCGCAGCCTCACTTTAAATCAGGCTCGCAGCATTGCACTTGAAGCACCTACTGGCTTGGCCAAGGTGGCACTGGTGGTCAACCCAAGTGATAGTTTTTTGGAACGTTTAACCGCCGAAGTGCCACTTGACATGATCCAGCTTCATGGCAGTGAACCGCCACAAAGAGTGACCGAGATAAAACAAAAGACAGGCTTGCCTGTCATGAAGGCTATTGGTGTTGCCGCCCAAAACGATCTAAAGAAACTTGATATCTATGCAACTGTTGCAGATCAGCTAATGGTCGACGCGAAACCTCCAAAAGATGCTTTATTGCCCGGTGGCAACGGTTTTGCCTTCGACTGGAGCTTGTTGCAAGGGCGGCACTGGACAGGCCCATGGATGCTTGCAGGTGGATTAGATCCCGAAAATGTTGCCCAAGCGATCGCAATCACGGGTGCGCAGCAAATAGATGTGTCCTCGGGTGTTGAAATCCGGCCTGGCGAAAAAGACGCACAAAAGATAAAGGACTTTGTGCGGGCCGCGCAAACACATAGTGTAGCCGCAATATAA
- the trpB gene encoding tryptophan synthase subunit beta, producing MPNELFNSFMTGPDENGRFGDFGGRFVSETLMPLILELEEQYERAKTDDSFWAEMHDLWTHYVGRPSPLYFAERLTNHLDGAKIYMKRDELNHTGAHKINNVLGQIILARRMGKNRIIAETGAGQHGVATATVCAKFGLKCVVYMGAHDVERQAPNVFRMRLLGAEVIPVTSGRGTLKDAMNDALRDWVTNVRDTFYCIGTVAGPHPYPAMVRDFQSIIGKETKEQMQAAEGRLPDTIIAAIGGGSNAMGLFYPFLDDATVSIIGVEAGGKGVNEKMEHCASLTGGRPGVLHGNRTYLLQDGDGQILEGFSISAGLDYPGIGPEHSWLHEIGRAKYVSITDQEALEAFQLCCTQEGIIPALEPSHALAHVMKIAPELPQDHIICMNMCGRGDKDIFTVAKHLNFDMGEFV from the coding sequence ATGCCCAATGAACTCTTCAACAGCTTTATGACTGGTCCAGACGAAAATGGCCGGTTTGGTGATTTTGGTGGACGCTTTGTATCGGAAACTCTGATGCCGCTTATACTAGAATTGGAAGAGCAGTATGAGCGCGCCAAAACAGACGATAGCTTTTGGGCCGAAATGCATGATCTTTGGACCCATTATGTTGGACGCCCCAGCCCCCTTTACTTTGCTGAGCGCCTCACAAATCATTTAGACGGCGCAAAAATATATATGAAGCGTGATGAGTTAAACCACACAGGCGCACACAAAATTAACAACGTTTTAGGTCAGATTATCCTTGCTCGTAGAATGGGAAAAAATAGGATTATTGCCGAAACAGGGGCTGGCCAGCACGGCGTAGCAACAGCAACCGTCTGTGCTAAATTTGGACTGAAATGTGTGGTATACATGGGCGCTCATGACGTAGAGCGTCAGGCCCCTAATGTTTTTCGGATGCGACTTTTAGGCGCCGAAGTTATTCCTGTGACCTCTGGCAGAGGGACACTTAAAGACGCAATGAATGATGCGCTTCGCGATTGGGTTACAAATGTCCGTGATACGTTTTACTGTATTGGTACAGTTGCGGGTCCCCATCCCTATCCAGCCATGGTGCGTGATTTTCAGTCAATCATCGGCAAAGAAACCAAAGAGCAAATGCAGGCAGCTGAAGGCCGTCTGCCAGATACAATTATTGCTGCTATTGGTGGCGGCTCTAATGCTATGGGGTTGTTTTATCCCTTTCTTGATGATGCAACTGTTTCTATCATCGGGGTTGAGGCCGGCGGAAAAGGCGTCAATGAAAAGATGGAGCATTGCGCGTCTCTCACCGGCGGCCGACCAGGAGTTTTACACGGAAATCGCACCTATCTTCTGCAAGATGGCGATGGCCAAATCCTCGAAGGCTTTTCGATTTCTGCAGGGCTCGACTATCCTGGAATTGGACCAGAACATTCTTGGCTGCATGAAATTGGGAGAGCAAAATATGTGTCGATCACGGACCAAGAAGCGTTGGAAGCCTTTCAACTGTGCTGCACACAAGAAGGCATCATTCCAGCTCTTGAACCAAGTCATGCATTGGCCCATGTGATGAAAATTGCGCCGGAATTGCCGCAAGATCATATTATATGTATGAATATGTGTGGCCGTGGGGACAAAGACATTTTTACCGTTGCCAAACACTTAAACTTTGACATGGGTGAATTCGTCTAA